From Lutra lutra chromosome 14, mLutLut1.2, whole genome shotgun sequence, a single genomic window includes:
- the LOC125085091 gene encoding zinc finger protein 260-like isoform X2 — protein MLENYHNFVSVGYPIKKPEVIFKLEEGKEPWILEEEFLYQNYPEERRAYYVAERIQKNQDKYLPQVLFNNKKVTSKKVYALRKSSNKNTDFIPSRKIPCKHDLHGMNLKNILVSIGSNRYFSRKKPHMLNVYEQLLDIKQEKPHTQEGSHENNQYEKALGHKNGIIQHVNTQSSEKTLKYDGGKSLGKKTTIIPHKQIDTGEKLCEYNGHGETCEKSSRLKCHGVSFEMKQCKGNQIENNFSRMSHFTQVQKKKRCEGLFKCSECGKTFSYKSNLTVHQKTHMGEKPHEFNSCGKTSHKSPLTDHQLAHIGEKLYKYSECGKSFCKKSSLTQHEETNTGRKPHECNDCGKTFCKKSAFTQHQRTHTGEKHFQRNECSKTFHRQSDIKVHQRIHKGEKRFQCNECGKTFHWQSDIKLHQRIHTGEKPFQCSKCGKTFYRQADVNAHQRIHTGEKRFQCNECGKTFYWQSDVHAHQRTHTGEKPFRCNECGKSFHRQSDVNVHQRTHTGEKRFQCKECGKTFYRQSDVNAHQRIHTGQKPFQCNECGKTFYRQSDVNVHQRTHTGEKRFRCNECGKTFYRQSEVNVHQRTHTGEKPFQCNECGKTFYRQSDVNAHQRIHTGEKPYKCNKCGKSFYEKSSLTRHERTHTGEKPYECNECRRTFCQKSALTQHQRTHTGDRPFRCNVCGKTYRHLSAINVHQRTHTGEKPFQCHECEKSFLTKSTLINHQRTHTGEKPFECNECGKSFRHKSTLTTHLRIHSGEKPYKCCECGKTFGRKSALTNHQGIHLG, from the exons atgctggagaactacCACAACTTTGTCTCAGTGG ggTATCCCATTAAAAAGCCAGAGGTGATCTTCAagttggaagaaggaaaggagccaTGGATATTAGAGGAAGAATTTCTATACCAGAACTACCCAG aagaaCGCAGAGCTTATTACGTAGCAGAGAGAATCCAGAAAAACCAAGACAAATACTTGCCACAAGTtttattcaacaacaaaaaagtgaccTCAAAGAAAGTTTATGCTTTAAGGAAATCAtctaataaaaatacagattttattccTTCAAGAAAAATACCCTGTAAACATGACTTACATggaatgaatttgaaaaatattttagtatcaaTTGGTAGTAATAgatatttttcaaggaaaaagcCTCACATGTTAAATGTATATGAGCAGTTACTTGATATTAAGCAGGAAAAACCTCATACTCAAGAGGGTTCTCATGAAAATAATCAATATGAGAAAGCCCTTGGTCATAAGAATGGTATTATTCAGCATGTAAATACTCAGTCTTCAGAGAAGACTTTAAAATATGATGGTGGAAAATCCTTGGGAAAAAAGACCACAATAATTCCACACAAGCAAATTGACACAGGAGAGAAACTCTGTGAATATAATGGACATGGAGAAACCTGTGAGAAGTCATCTCGCTTGAAATGTCATGGGGTTTCCTTTGAAATGAAACAATGCAAAGGCAatcaaattgaaaataatttcagcagGATGTCACATTTTACtcaagttcagaaaaaaaagagatgtgaGGGTCTATTCAAATGTAGTGAATGTGGGAAAACATTCAGCTACAAGTCAAACCTCACAGTGCATCAGAAAACACACATGGGAGAGAAACCCCATGAATTTAATTCATGTGGGAAAACGAGTCATAAGTCACCCCTCACAGACCATCAGTTAGCACATATAGGGGAGAAACTTTATAAGTATAGTGAATGTGGGAAGTCCTTTTGCAAGAAGTCATCTCTTACTCAACATGAGGAAACAAACACAGGGAGGAAACCCCATGAATGCAATGATTGTGGAAAAACTTTCTGCAAGAAGTCAGCCTTCACTCAACATCAGAGAACTCATACAGGAGAGAAGCACTTCCAACGTAATGAATGCAGTAAGACCTTCCATCGCCAGTCAGACATTAAGgtacatcagagaattcacaaaGGAGAGAAACGCTTTCAATGTAATGAATGTGGCAAGACTTTCCATTGGCAGTCAGACATTAAGctacatcagagaattcacacaggagagaaaccctttCAGTGTAGCAAATGTGGTAAAACTTTCTATCGGCAGGCAGATGTTAATgcacatcagagaattcacacaggagagaaacgcTTTCAATGTAATGAATGTGGTAAGACTTTTTATTGGCAATCAGACGTTCATGCACATCAAAGAACTCACACAGGAGAAAAACCCTTTCGGTGTAATGAATGTGGTAAATCTTTCCATCGGCAGTCGGATGTTAACGTTCATCAGAGAACTCATACAGGAGAGAAACGCTTTCAATGTAAGGAATGTGGTAAAACTTTCTATCGTCAGTCAGACGTTAATGCACATCAGAGGATTCACACGGGACAGAAACCCTTTCAATGTAATGAATGTGGTAAAACTTTCTATCGGCAGTCAGACGTTAATGTGcatcagagaactcacacaggagagaaacgcTTTCGATGTAATGAATGTGGTAAAACTTTCTATCGGCAGTCAGAAGTTAATGTTcatcagagaactcacacaggagagaagccctTTCAATGTAATGAGTGTGGTAAAACTTTTTATCGGCAGTCAGATGTTAACgcacatcagagaattcacacaggagagaaaccttataaatgtaataaatgtggGAAATCCTTTTATGAGAAATCATCCCTCACTCGACATGAGAGAACTCACACAGGGGAAAAGCcctatgaatgtaatgaatgtaGGAGAACCTTCTGCCAGAAGTCAGCCCTCACTCAacatcagagaactcacacaggagaTAGACCCTTTCGATGTAATGTATGTGGTAAAACTTACCGTCATCTGTCAGCCATTAATGTacatcagagaactcacacaggagagaagccctTTCAGTGTCATGAATGTGAGAAATCTTTTCTTACAAAGTCGACTCTTATTAATcatcagagaactcacacaggagaAAAACCCTTTGAATGTAATGAGTGTGGGAAGAGTTTTCGTCATAAATCTACCCTCACTACCCATCTGAGAATTCACTCAGGAGAGAAACCTTATAAATGCTGTGAATGTGGAAAAACTTTTGGCCGGAAATCAGCCCTTACTAATCATCAAGGAATTCACCTAGGGTAG
- the LOC125085091 gene encoding zinc finger protein ZFP2-like isoform X1, which produces MLLYEKQKMNKPQGSLSFGDVTVDFSQEEWQHLDPAQRTLYRDVMLENYHNFVSVGYPIKKPEVIFKLEEGKEPWILEEEFLYQNYPEERRAYYVAERIQKNQDKYLPQVLFNNKKVTSKKVYALRKSSNKNTDFIPSRKIPCKHDLHGMNLKNILVSIGSNRYFSRKKPHMLNVYEQLLDIKQEKPHTQEGSHENNQYEKALGHKNGIIQHVNTQSSEKTLKYDGGKSLGKKTTIIPHKQIDTGEKLCEYNGHGETCEKSSRLKCHGVSFEMKQCKGNQIENNFSRMSHFTQVQKKKRCEGLFKCSECGKTFSYKSNLTVHQKTHMGEKPHEFNSCGKTSHKSPLTDHQLAHIGEKLYKYSECGKSFCKKSSLTQHEETNTGRKPHECNDCGKTFCKKSAFTQHQRTHTGEKHFQRNECSKTFHRQSDIKVHQRIHKGEKRFQCNECGKTFHWQSDIKLHQRIHTGEKPFQCSKCGKTFYRQADVNAHQRIHTGEKRFQCNECGKTFYWQSDVHAHQRTHTGEKPFRCNECGKSFHRQSDVNVHQRTHTGEKRFQCKECGKTFYRQSDVNAHQRIHTGQKPFQCNECGKTFYRQSDVNVHQRTHTGEKRFRCNECGKTFYRQSEVNVHQRTHTGEKPFQCNECGKTFYRQSDVNAHQRIHTGEKPYKCNKCGKSFYEKSSLTRHERTHTGEKPYECNECRRTFCQKSALTQHQRTHTGDRPFRCNVCGKTYRHLSAINVHQRTHTGEKPFQCHECEKSFLTKSTLINHQRTHTGEKPFECNECGKSFRHKSTLTTHLRIHSGEKPYKCCECGKTFGRKSALTNHQGIHLG; this is translated from the exons ATGCTTCTTTACGAAAAGCAGAAAATGAACAAACCCCAG GGGTCACTGTCATTTGGAGATGTGACTGTGGACTTCTCCCAGGAAGAGTGGCAGCACCTGGACCCTGCTCAGAGGACCCTATATAgggatgtgatgctggagaactacCACAACTTTGTCTCAGTGG ggTATCCCATTAAAAAGCCAGAGGTGATCTTCAagttggaagaaggaaaggagccaTGGATATTAGAGGAAGAATTTCTATACCAGAACTACCCAG aagaaCGCAGAGCTTATTACGTAGCAGAGAGAATCCAGAAAAACCAAGACAAATACTTGCCACAAGTtttattcaacaacaaaaaagtgaccTCAAAGAAAGTTTATGCTTTAAGGAAATCAtctaataaaaatacagattttattccTTCAAGAAAAATACCCTGTAAACATGACTTACATggaatgaatttgaaaaatattttagtatcaaTTGGTAGTAATAgatatttttcaaggaaaaagcCTCACATGTTAAATGTATATGAGCAGTTACTTGATATTAAGCAGGAAAAACCTCATACTCAAGAGGGTTCTCATGAAAATAATCAATATGAGAAAGCCCTTGGTCATAAGAATGGTATTATTCAGCATGTAAATACTCAGTCTTCAGAGAAGACTTTAAAATATGATGGTGGAAAATCCTTGGGAAAAAAGACCACAATAATTCCACACAAGCAAATTGACACAGGAGAGAAACTCTGTGAATATAATGGACATGGAGAAACCTGTGAGAAGTCATCTCGCTTGAAATGTCATGGGGTTTCCTTTGAAATGAAACAATGCAAAGGCAatcaaattgaaaataatttcagcagGATGTCACATTTTACtcaagttcagaaaaaaaagagatgtgaGGGTCTATTCAAATGTAGTGAATGTGGGAAAACATTCAGCTACAAGTCAAACCTCACAGTGCATCAGAAAACACACATGGGAGAGAAACCCCATGAATTTAATTCATGTGGGAAAACGAGTCATAAGTCACCCCTCACAGACCATCAGTTAGCACATATAGGGGAGAAACTTTATAAGTATAGTGAATGTGGGAAGTCCTTTTGCAAGAAGTCATCTCTTACTCAACATGAGGAAACAAACACAGGGAGGAAACCCCATGAATGCAATGATTGTGGAAAAACTTTCTGCAAGAAGTCAGCCTTCACTCAACATCAGAGAACTCATACAGGAGAGAAGCACTTCCAACGTAATGAATGCAGTAAGACCTTCCATCGCCAGTCAGACATTAAGgtacatcagagaattcacaaaGGAGAGAAACGCTTTCAATGTAATGAATGTGGCAAGACTTTCCATTGGCAGTCAGACATTAAGctacatcagagaattcacacaggagagaaaccctttCAGTGTAGCAAATGTGGTAAAACTTTCTATCGGCAGGCAGATGTTAATgcacatcagagaattcacacaggagagaaacgcTTTCAATGTAATGAATGTGGTAAGACTTTTTATTGGCAATCAGACGTTCATGCACATCAAAGAACTCACACAGGAGAAAAACCCTTTCGGTGTAATGAATGTGGTAAATCTTTCCATCGGCAGTCGGATGTTAACGTTCATCAGAGAACTCATACAGGAGAGAAACGCTTTCAATGTAAGGAATGTGGTAAAACTTTCTATCGTCAGTCAGACGTTAATGCACATCAGAGGATTCACACGGGACAGAAACCCTTTCAATGTAATGAATGTGGTAAAACTTTCTATCGGCAGTCAGACGTTAATGTGcatcagagaactcacacaggagagaaacgcTTTCGATGTAATGAATGTGGTAAAACTTTCTATCGGCAGTCAGAAGTTAATGTTcatcagagaactcacacaggagagaagccctTTCAATGTAATGAGTGTGGTAAAACTTTTTATCGGCAGTCAGATGTTAACgcacatcagagaattcacacaggagagaaaccttataaatgtaataaatgtggGAAATCCTTTTATGAGAAATCATCCCTCACTCGACATGAGAGAACTCACACAGGGGAAAAGCcctatgaatgtaatgaatgtaGGAGAACCTTCTGCCAGAAGTCAGCCCTCACTCAacatcagagaactcacacaggagaTAGACCCTTTCGATGTAATGTATGTGGTAAAACTTACCGTCATCTGTCAGCCATTAATGTacatcagagaactcacacaggagagaagccctTTCAGTGTCATGAATGTGAGAAATCTTTTCTTACAAAGTCGACTCTTATTAATcatcagagaactcacacaggagaAAAACCCTTTGAATGTAATGAGTGTGGGAAGAGTTTTCGTCATAAATCTACCCTCACTACCCATCTGAGAATTCACTCAGGAGAGAAACCTTATAAATGCTGTGAATGTGGAAAAACTTTTGGCCGGAAATCAGCCCTTACTAATCATCAAGGAATTCACCTAGGGTAG
- the LOC125085091 gene encoding zinc finger protein 260-like isoform X3 — protein sequence MNLKNILVSIGSNRYFSRKKPHMLNVYEQLLDIKQEKPHTQEGSHENNQYEKALGHKNGIIQHVNTQSSEKTLKYDGGKSLGKKTTIIPHKQIDTGEKLCEYNGHGETCEKSSRLKCHGVSFEMKQCKGNQIENNFSRMSHFTQVQKKKRCEGLFKCSECGKTFSYKSNLTVHQKTHMGEKPHEFNSCGKTSHKSPLTDHQLAHIGEKLYKYSECGKSFCKKSSLTQHEETNTGRKPHECNDCGKTFCKKSAFTQHQRTHTGEKHFQRNECSKTFHRQSDIKVHQRIHKGEKRFQCNECGKTFHWQSDIKLHQRIHTGEKPFQCSKCGKTFYRQADVNAHQRIHTGEKRFQCNECGKTFYWQSDVHAHQRTHTGEKPFRCNECGKSFHRQSDVNVHQRTHTGEKRFQCKECGKTFYRQSDVNAHQRIHTGQKPFQCNECGKTFYRQSDVNVHQRTHTGEKRFRCNECGKTFYRQSEVNVHQRTHTGEKPFQCNECGKTFYRQSDVNAHQRIHTGEKPYKCNKCGKSFYEKSSLTRHERTHTGEKPYECNECRRTFCQKSALTQHQRTHTGDRPFRCNVCGKTYRHLSAINVHQRTHTGEKPFQCHECEKSFLTKSTLINHQRTHTGEKPFECNECGKSFRHKSTLTTHLRIHSGEKPYKCCECGKTFGRKSALTNHQGIHLG from the coding sequence atgaatttgaaaaatattttagtatcaaTTGGTAGTAATAgatatttttcaaggaaaaagcCTCACATGTTAAATGTATATGAGCAGTTACTTGATATTAAGCAGGAAAAACCTCATACTCAAGAGGGTTCTCATGAAAATAATCAATATGAGAAAGCCCTTGGTCATAAGAATGGTATTATTCAGCATGTAAATACTCAGTCTTCAGAGAAGACTTTAAAATATGATGGTGGAAAATCCTTGGGAAAAAAGACCACAATAATTCCACACAAGCAAATTGACACAGGAGAGAAACTCTGTGAATATAATGGACATGGAGAAACCTGTGAGAAGTCATCTCGCTTGAAATGTCATGGGGTTTCCTTTGAAATGAAACAATGCAAAGGCAatcaaattgaaaataatttcagcagGATGTCACATTTTACtcaagttcagaaaaaaaagagatgtgaGGGTCTATTCAAATGTAGTGAATGTGGGAAAACATTCAGCTACAAGTCAAACCTCACAGTGCATCAGAAAACACACATGGGAGAGAAACCCCATGAATTTAATTCATGTGGGAAAACGAGTCATAAGTCACCCCTCACAGACCATCAGTTAGCACATATAGGGGAGAAACTTTATAAGTATAGTGAATGTGGGAAGTCCTTTTGCAAGAAGTCATCTCTTACTCAACATGAGGAAACAAACACAGGGAGGAAACCCCATGAATGCAATGATTGTGGAAAAACTTTCTGCAAGAAGTCAGCCTTCACTCAACATCAGAGAACTCATACAGGAGAGAAGCACTTCCAACGTAATGAATGCAGTAAGACCTTCCATCGCCAGTCAGACATTAAGgtacatcagagaattcacaaaGGAGAGAAACGCTTTCAATGTAATGAATGTGGCAAGACTTTCCATTGGCAGTCAGACATTAAGctacatcagagaattcacacaggagagaaaccctttCAGTGTAGCAAATGTGGTAAAACTTTCTATCGGCAGGCAGATGTTAATgcacatcagagaattcacacaggagagaaacgcTTTCAATGTAATGAATGTGGTAAGACTTTTTATTGGCAATCAGACGTTCATGCACATCAAAGAACTCACACAGGAGAAAAACCCTTTCGGTGTAATGAATGTGGTAAATCTTTCCATCGGCAGTCGGATGTTAACGTTCATCAGAGAACTCATACAGGAGAGAAACGCTTTCAATGTAAGGAATGTGGTAAAACTTTCTATCGTCAGTCAGACGTTAATGCACATCAGAGGATTCACACGGGACAGAAACCCTTTCAATGTAATGAATGTGGTAAAACTTTCTATCGGCAGTCAGACGTTAATGTGcatcagagaactcacacaggagagaaacgcTTTCGATGTAATGAATGTGGTAAAACTTTCTATCGGCAGTCAGAAGTTAATGTTcatcagagaactcacacaggagagaagccctTTCAATGTAATGAGTGTGGTAAAACTTTTTATCGGCAGTCAGATGTTAACgcacatcagagaattcacacaggagagaaaccttataaatgtaataaatgtggGAAATCCTTTTATGAGAAATCATCCCTCACTCGACATGAGAGAACTCACACAGGGGAAAAGCcctatgaatgtaatgaatgtaGGAGAACCTTCTGCCAGAAGTCAGCCCTCACTCAacatcagagaactcacacaggagaTAGACCCTTTCGATGTAATGTATGTGGTAAAACTTACCGTCATCTGTCAGCCATTAATGTacatcagagaactcacacaggagagaagccctTTCAGTGTCATGAATGTGAGAAATCTTTTCTTACAAAGTCGACTCTTATTAATcatcagagaactcacacaggagaAAAACCCTTTGAATGTAATGAGTGTGGGAAGAGTTTTCGTCATAAATCTACCCTCACTACCCATCTGAGAATTCACTCAGGAGAGAAACCTTATAAATGCTGTGAATGTGGAAAAACTTTTGGCCGGAAATCAGCCCTTACTAATCATCAAGGAATTCACCTAGGGTAG